One genomic segment of Melitaea cinxia chromosome 19, ilMelCinx1.1, whole genome shotgun sequence includes these proteins:
- the LOC123662784 gene encoding LOW QUALITY PROTEIN: alpha-N-acetylglucosaminidase (The sequence of the model RefSeq protein was modified relative to this genomic sequence to represent the inferred CDS: deleted 1 base in 1 codon) → MQLYVLSIIASLISSGLTINLNYLDPVKLQTKLSPAIQQDTALNIISQYLNNVEVEVNPIMFSNHKDVFSLRTTNGQLHIRASTGVAAVWGFNYYLKKYCKCQIAWQVQRVVIPSPLPDVDEVVIANDRFRYYQNVCTASYSFVWWKTDDWRSHVEWMALNGINLALAPVAQEAAWARIYRQLGMSEDDIKEHFTGPAFLAWLRMGNVHRWGGPLPQSWHDQQRDIQDKIVGLMFKLGMIPVFPAFNGHVPRAFKNIFPNMTLYNVTTWNRFDSEYCCNLFIDPKEPAFKTIGKMFLKEITAGTSTGNIYTVDPFNEVEVQPWSTSLVQETAKSIFSTISEMDKDAVWLLQNWMFVYNTMLWPLKRVKIFLTSVPNGRMLILDLQSEQSPQFDLYEMYYGQPFIWCMLHNFGGTLGMFGNMQTINEDVYKTRNRVYSTMLGIGLTPEGINQNYVVYDLMLESAWRLGPVEDLNKWVEDYAERRYGCNATATAWKYLLKSVYNFSGLNRMRGKYVVTRRPSFRIRPWAWYKSSDLFDALKGLIFSESCDSSGFIHDVVDVTRQALQYRIDQLYVNLSRDRFSNTIIFNYTITRFLDAMTDMENILATNDDFKVGQWVDSAKRMAPTTIDSYFYELNSRNQITLWGPKGEITDYACKQWAELIHYYYKPRWATFLEIALDAKMRNEIFDEKNAQAVVRYTVEEKFLTTTLDSLPADNTISLASNLYQKWAFVSNLDDLPCTLIKKNPERRTTLADTDIDGDDIIENNPSIVMLHPTKPAN, encoded by the exons ATGCAATTATACGTACTCTCGATTATCGCCAGCTTAATTTCGTCTGGATTAActataaatttgaattacttGGACCCGGTGAAATTACAAACGAAACTTTCACCAGCAATACAGCAAGATACCGCCCTAAACATCATCAGTCAGTATTTAAACAATGTTGAAGTGGAGGTAAATCCTATCATGTTCAGTAATCATAAAGACGTATTTTCACTTCGAACTACAAATGGTCAGTTGCACATCAGAGCGAGTACTGGAGTAGCGGCGGTGTGGGGTTTTAATTACTACCTTAAAAAATACTGCAAGTGTCAAATAGCGTGGCAAGTTCAGAGGGTTGTTATACCGTCGCCTTTACCGGATGTTGATGAAGTCGTCATAGCTAATGACAGATTCCGCTATTATCAGAACGTGTGTACTGCGTCTTATAGCTTTGTGTGGTGGAAGACAGACGACTGGCGGTCGCATGTAGAATGGATGGCATTAAATGGGATTAACTTAGCGTTGGCTCCTGTTGCCCAAGAAGCTGCATGGGCGAGAATTTACAGACAATTAGGTATGTCAGAGGATGATATTAAGGAACATTTCACTGGTCCGGCTTTCCTCGCCTGGCTTCGTATGGGAAACGTTCATAGGTGGGGCGGACCACTACCTCAATCTTGGCACGACCAACAAAGGGATATTCAGGATAAAATTGTCGGTCTTATGTTCAAACTTGGTATGATACCAGTCTTTCCAGCGTTCAACGGCCACGTACCGAGAGCATTTAagaatatattccctaatatgactTTATACAATGTTACTACTTGGAACAGATTTGATTCTGAGTACTGTtgcaatttatttatagatCCAAAAGAGCCAGCATTTAAAACAATAGGAAAAATGTTCCTAAAGGAAATCACGGCTGGAACTAGTACCGGAAATATTTATACGGTGGATCCTTTTAATGAGGTCGAAGTACAACCGTGGTCTACGTCTCTGGTACAAGAAACTGCTAAATCAATATTCTCCACCATATCTGAAATGGATAAAGACGCAGTGTGGCTTCTTCAAAACTGGATGTTCGTTTATAACACTATGCTGTGGCCTTTAAAGCGAGTAAAAATCTTCCTGACATCTGTGCCAAACGGACGAATGTTAATACTCGACTTGCAGTCAGAGCAATCGCCACAATTTGACTTATACGAAATGTATTACGGGCAACCGTTCATTTGGTGCATGCTGCATAATTTCGGAGGAACATTAGGAATGTTTGGCAATATGCAAACAATTAATGAGGACGTTTACAAGACAAGAAATCGTGTGTATAGCACAATGCTTGGAATAGGACTAACTCCTGAAGGGATTAATCAAAACTACGTTGTTTACGATTTAATGTTAGAAAGTGCTTGGCGGTTAGGTCCTGTTGAAGATTTGAACAAATGGGTTGAAGATTACGCCGAAAGAAGATATGGATGCAATGCAACAGCAACAGCTTGGAAATACTTATTGAAAAGCGTATACAATTTCAGTGGTCTTAACCGAATGAGAGGGAAATACGTGGTGACGCGTCGGCCCAGTTTCCGAATAAGACCCTGGGCTTGGTACAAAAGTAGCGACTTGTTTGACGCTCTGAAAGGACTAATTTTTAGTGAGAGTTGTGATTCTTCTGGATTTATACACGATGTTGTCGACGTAACAAGACAAGCTTTGCAATACAGAATAGACCAACTGTACGTTAATTTATCGAGAGATAGATTCTCCAATActatcatatttaattatacaataacaaGATTTCTGGACGCTATGACAGATATGGAAAATATACTGGCAACAAACGACGATTTTAAAGTTGGTCAATGGGTTGATTCCGCCAAACGGATGGCGCCAACGACGATAGATTCATATTTTTACGAATTAAATTCCCGCAACCAGATAACCCTATGGGGACCGAAAGGTGAAATAACAGATTACGCTTGCAAACAATGGGCAGAACTCATTCACTATTACTATAAGCCAAGATGGGCAACATTTTTAGAGATAGCTTTAGACGCAAAAATGAGGAATGAAatatttgatgaa aaaaacgCTCAAGCCGTGGTTAGGTACACGGTTGAGGAGAAATTTTTAACAACGACATTGGATTCATTACCCGCTGATAACACTATATCGTTAGCATCAAACTTGTATCAGAAATGGGCCTTTGTGTCTAATCTTGATGATTTGCCTTGTACTTTGATTAAGAAGAATCCAGAACGAAGAACTACATTAGCCGATACTGATATAGATGGTGATGATATTATTGAGAATAATCCATCGATAGTAATGCTACATCCAACGAAACCTGCTAATTAA